Genomic segment of Drosophila ananassae strain 14024-0371.13 chromosome 2L, ASM1763931v2, whole genome shotgun sequence:
agaaACTTAGTCATCAAACTTGATCATTGCTTGTCTTAATAGATACTATTTTTAgttataaacaaaaagaatttcaaaatattattatgTCATATTTATGAACTAGTTTTCGACACGTGTGCGATTGCGAATCCAAGTGGATATGGCCATGCGATCAAAGATGGGATAGGGCTTCCTGTCCGCCATTTTCCCCGGAGTAATTATGCGAGCgaaattaaaagtttatgACGATGGCGAACACATGCTGCCAGGACATTTGGCGACAAATTGTCGTGTCCTGCGTACGCGCCTCCAGAGTACAGTGTACTTGGGTGggagtgtgggtgtgtggcATGTGCCACACAATAAGCGGGGGGAAGCGATTTGTCAGGCAATTACTGAATCCACTGCAAGTGCCGCTAAGACAAATTGTTAAACTCAATTTAGCATTGGCATTGCCTTTGCTATTGCCAAGTCGGGTGCATAGAAATGGAAAGTTTTTCTCTATCAACTTGCGATGGGACTTGGGACTAAGTTTTCTATTCCGTCCTTGAAGTTGGCCGGGGATATGCGACATGACTGGTGGGTGAGTGGAGATCCCGGAAGCGGGTGACGACCTTCCTGTCACTGCAAAAACTCACTTATGTACATGCATTTGATAATTAAATGATGTTGCGAAACTTTGTCCACCACtagaaacaatttttatttctatGGTGTTTCGTTGCCAAGTCCTCTACCCTTTTGGGATGAACGCCTTTAGCATAGCCACCAATTATGGTCGGTCATTTCGCAGAGTCACGTACCCGAACCGCACAGATTTCTCGCATTTAATCAATCTAAGTGATGTTTGGGACTAACCACTGGTCGGTGGCCGGAATTCAATCTGCTAAGGAGCTTGCAGGTGGCCCGAAGCCGTCTGGTTAACTCAGTTGCTACATTACGGCCCAAAATTATGCACTGGTTTTAGGGGTGATCTCGAGCTAAGAACCTATCCCGTAAAATATACAATGAAATCTGATGGATGCTTGGCGGAGAGACCATTTTGGTTGGtatagtttattttatatattattttggaCGATAGTATTTTATGTTGTATGTACATTATTatgctaaattaaataaaatggtAAAATCTTAATAAATGTACCTGCTTTTGTatataaaagtgaaaaatttatCCTAATATGTcctaactttatttaattaacagaTATCACTCATACGACCTGTGTGTCTTTGAAAGTATTAACCTTTTTATTATCaagttattataattttattgatatttataatacatatattcaTAAGTAGCAATAGCCATTAGATGGCCAAAAAACAGTTGtagagaaataaaaaatggacACATGTCGTatgagttatttttttttaaagcacCCAAGCTGTttcccaaataaaaaaataatgattgtttttattatatgattaGCAATTAATGgcttaaaaatacatttaaagTTTGCGGCTTTGTTACGAGAATGGTAGGAATTTTGAATGGGTTTTTAAGATATAGTCTTAGTTTGAAAGGCAAAAATTGGCGCTTAATGCGTTTCATTACCACACGTTCCGCCGAAACTCCGGCTTAGGTGCCGTTATTGCAAGTGTTCCGTTATCAGGGCGCATGTCTTTGTTTACAATCCATAGGCCGTGTGGGTGAGAAATCAGTGGGAACGGGAACGCATTCACCTTGGCCAGTGAACCTGTGGATTGTGGATGGCAATCGAATAAACCAAAATTAACCTTTTGGCGGTGAGAATAAGCGCTGTTAGCAGCTGTTGACACTATTCATTATGAGCGTGTGTAGTAATAGCATTTGCGATATTCGCGCGGAGACGCATCTGCAAGTTATAAAATGTTCAAACAAAAGCCCCCCAACACACACGACCACAGCGCTATAATCATATTCTTATAGATAGATAGAGCCAGTACCGTTTGTGCACGTTTTGCTGTATGGCCGGTATGGCTATATCTGCTATATCTGCTCGTTTGTCTACAAGGCTCCCATAAAAGTCTTAATTTAGATTTCCTGAGTACCCGCGAAAGCGTTTATGTTTTCATTTAGAAATTCTCGTAAAATCCATCGGCTGGACCCGGGGGATACGCAGTTCTCTTATCGGACGTGGAGTCTTCTCCTTTCCCTCGAATTCTAGTCCCTACCAGTCAGCTTAATTAAACACCGTTCTTGGTATTAACTGGGCTTCGCTCTGGCACGAGCAGTTtgaatattcaaatttttgcGAATTGTTTGCACAATTGTTTAAATACGGTGTGGGCCTCTGCCAGGATTACCGCCCGCGCTCGGTTCAAAAGTCGCGTGTTTGCTGCCCGCACGGAAACTTGGGATCCACAATTCGTTGGAAGCCAGGCGGACTGGGATACTACTTACCTACTATTTATACGGCCGAACGACAGGCACGATTCTCCGGACGCATCCGAGTCCGATTCACATTTCGATTCAGAATCCGAGTTGGTTGTCAGTTTTCCTCAGGCGCTCAACCGAAGCGGTCGCATCGTAGAGCCATCCATTGAGGTCTCTAATTAATTGAAATcccgaaacaaaaacagaaaacctAACCTGAATCGAAGAGCGATTGATCAGCCGGCGGCTTACCTGTTCGGCCGATAAcgtaaatttgaatttgaggGCGCCGAGTGCGGTTCGTCACATCGCTAAAAATAcaatcaaataataataataaacagtGATTCAATTGCAAACAGTTTCTTCTGTTCAGCTGCTGCCATAAAAGTGCACTCGACCCTCGACCCTTGACAAAGTTGCACATTAAACAGGGTCCTGGCCCACTTTAGTGCTTCCAGTGGTTCAGTGGCTCGCTAAATAAAAgtaacaaacaaacaaaaaaaaacaacaataataaaattacAAGTAGTATAAATAATAACAACTTTCTGTGTCAATAAAAcaatgcgaaatattttgaTGTGAAAGGAGAGCAGTAGGAGAAGGACCCTGCAGAAAAGCTATTGCATTAAGTAAGTAAACAGTGCTATGAGGACCCTCTTCAGGAGTGCCCTCCTGCAGAAGGACCCTTCTCTCCGGCCGAGGCCATTCCCATCCCTTCTCCTGCGGGGTGACATTTGCATAGATCAGGAGCGGGTAATGGACAAATGCTTTCACGCTAAACACCTCCGCTCCGATTCGACTGCCAAATAAAGAGGACAAATAAGTGTCTGACAGTTTCAATAAATAGTTACTTATAGAGGTTGATTGTGCGACTGTTTGTCACTGACATTGACGTCAGAGACAGGCTTCCTGTCGCACACAAACAGACCCTACAAACAGACAGGCACACGCCCCCCCGTCGAATGCAAATGATATATTATTCCAGAGTTGCACATTACACATACGCCATGTTGGCCGCAAATTGCAACAAACGCTCAGCCAAACAATTGCGGAAGCTGTGCCGGAAAGCAGGGTGCTGCTACGGATGGGATGccatggaaaaaaaaaaacactttgaCGGAATTCAGCAGTTTTTTCCCTTTGCGTAGGTGCCAGAGTCGCAAAAAAGAATCCAAGCATCCCAAAACTGGCAAAAACTATTTCTTGCTAAAGTCATTTCAGCTGGCCTTGCAATCGCAACACTTAAAATGCCCTTCTGGCCGAGACAGTCGGAATTTCGGACATCTCGCCTAATATCCCAAATGAAATGGGGGGGCTTGGTCAATTAAAACGGAATAAGGTGAAGGCCGCCAGCTGTCAAGCAAACGCTGGAACAtctctttaaaaatatgtgCAATGCGAAGAGCCAGCATATGTAAATATGTATACAGAGAGCTCTCGACCACTATTGTTTATTTGCTACTGCTGGCCCGGCCTGTGAACTTTCAGTGTGAAATAAATCTTCCATGGACGTCCAGTGGATCCAGTGCCGGAGATGAGTGCCGGAAATAGCATATGTATGGACCAAAAATCGGACGCCCCGATCGGGCCAAAGTCAATCAAGATTTTCCACTTCGGCATCAATTTCTAATTGATGTcataattttggattttgggGGATGGCCCAAAACACAAAGTGCCAATCCGCACAAGTAATTGGATTTGGCAACTCAATTTGCAGCCTTTGAAGAAATAGTTTATCCAAGACAGCCCCTAGCCTCCACGGCCGAAAGGGTAAAGCTTTCGGCCTGATTGCGGCCATTGTCATGGAAATAGGAACAAAAATGGCAACGGGCAAGGGCCAACGGCCAAAGACCCAAGACCCGAGATTAGGGGGGCTGCGTTCGTGCCAAGTTTGCAATTGAGTTGCGAATTAGATTATCAATCAAAGTGCTCATAAAAACGCCAGGTCTTATCACAGACAAAGGCTTTCCCGCACCCTCTGATCGCGGCCCCAAAGCCACTGGCCGGAATCCCGACCACATACGGCGGAATGAGTTCATAAATCTATTTTCGTTCTAAAGCCCCTTCAGTGTACTATACACTTGATTTCTACCGCTACCAATTGGACACTCTAGATTCCGTAAGTGTGTATATAAGAAATGACAAAAATTGTGGCCGTAGAATGCCATAATTTTATCGAAACGGGTGACACATTCAACCGAACACCGAACACCTAGCACCGAGCTCGATCAATACTTTAACCCTGACTGACTGCTGTGGGCTTTGCATCGTATCTAATTAATCagtttttaccttttttgaGTACGTCACTAGGCATTGgggcaaatatttacacatAACCCAGAgcataaaaaagtaaaagttcCCTTCCAAGCACTTCGCCTCCAGCCAGATTGCTATCATGTGAGCGATAAGGtcttttatgactttttcgcGTCAGTGTGTAGAATATGAATACAGGAAAGGGTTAACGAACCACCGTATACCCTAACtgcaaaaatcaatttataaTAACTAGTTAGTTTATTATTGAAGCCACTTGAAGAGGCAAAGACAAACAAACAGAGTTTTTCCATTTAAGAAATTTCACTAAAGCATGTCTCCTTCTTCTTGTAAAAAGTTACATATTTTTACCATTTAATTTTGGTAGCTTTCTCTATGCTTTAGGGAGTACTTTTGAGAAAACAAGCCAATAGTTTTCAAGTTAGTTATATCAAAACACTTTTTGATGAACAGTTTTCAAAAGTGGTAAGCATATGAAGGTACTTAGAAGCTTGGTAAAATAAATATAGGTTGTGAGATTTTGCTTTTGACttgataatttgtttgtttaaatAGCTTAAATGTAAATCAAAAGTAAATACTCACTTAGCATTGCTCTAATGGAAAAGCTCACgattaaaataaacagaaacGTCAAAGCAAATAAGtagataaaaaatatttttggctgAAATTAAATAATGGCCAAGAAGTAAACTTTTAAAGGGAAATACCCATTTTAAATAGTTTCTGGTTGAATATTTAAAGCCTGGCATGTAAAACATATCATTCGGAACTTTCTCATATCCGTCCTCATAGCATTATGCTTGCGTTCCTCCCtcctttttattataatatgcAAATTTCGTTGCTACATAATTCCTTCTTTTTTCGCTAAAAATTCATTTGCCTGCGGGTTGACGTAGATGATTCTGATTCGGATTCATTTCGGATTCCGACGCTGATTTAACTTTGGTATTTCGCTTTTCGGTGCCTTGCCCACCACCGCCACCTTGTCTATTGCGATATCGCTTTTAATTTGCTTATCGCACTCACACACTCCCGTACACCCGTACACCCGTATACTCGTATTCCCGGGGAACCAAGAAAGGAATCGCAAACGGCTGGCCCGCACTATCGGCggctaaataaataatacttaATGCCAAATTATTGTCAACAGAAGTGGCAAGAAGTGTCGAACTGGCAGCCCAGCTTGGTGTTTTGCCATTTGGTCTGCCTCGTTCAGTCGCCGCTCTCAGTCAACACTCATCCGCCGTGGGGGACGTCGCAATTCCGGCGTATTTTTCTGCCGTTCCCATAGCCATAGTCGAATGGCCATAGCCGAGTAGCCGAGCcatatacataatttgtgcgGAAATCTAATAAAGCGCTTGTCGATTATCAATCTTATCGTCGGAGTGCACGTGGAGGGTCGCGGAATAGTGGAAAAGTTCGGTGATAAATTGGCCATTTCGTAGATGGATGACAATCGTGCTGTAAAGGGGTATCCCCCAGACACCCTAGGCATCTAGGCATCGGCAAGTGGAGACTCTAAATAATCTGAAACCTATTGCAGGCACACAGAAAAAAATCGAGTTTAAAATCAACTTTTAATTCAACAAAAGAAACGTAAGTCACAAGTGAAGGAAAGTCGTTTTTTCGAAGGAAACTCACATTTGTCAAGAAAAGTTCCTTCAATTTTCTATTTCACATTGAAACTTGAGGCATCTCTTTAGATTATAATTCAATTATCCTTGAATCtttcttttaaaatacatTACAGTACATGAAATCCAACAAGAAACAACctgtaattggccaaaaagtttcTTTACAATAAATATAACTTTTCCGATTGCCTTTTTGAAACAAAGAAATTCATGTTTGGAATTCCTAATAACTAAATTACAATACAATTTCCGCAGCTGCAATTGTGTGCTGTTACTACATTGTAGAACAGAAATTCTTGTAAATTTATTGTTATTAGTacctaaaataaaataaatagaaagaaTTTTGTTTTGCGAATAACGCTTCTAAatttgtgtatatattttttgcatttatttgaatatttgaACTAATAGCCTGGCAACATGTGAATGAGTGTTTTAATGTTATCAATAAAGTAAATCATTCTGGGCAATcaattaaaagatataaatatttacttcAAGAGTATACACTttattcactctttttattcTCATTTAAACTTGTAAATTTTGTTGCAAACAGGCAGGAAGTTTTGTCATAAAATCCCACAGATCCTTTCAACCCAAAGTAAACAATATATCctgaaaaagtaaataaaccTTTTTATgaacaaacaaatattttattttataaaggaAGCATATACAAACAAGTTGTATCTTAAAACTAGTATATCTTTTTAAGGATTTTTTAGAAGaactttttttgaaaaaactcTTTTCTTAGTGTCCTTAAATTCTCACCAAATGCCACACTTTTGCTTGATTGCAGCCGACCGAACGAGAAGCCAGGACATCAAACAGCCATTCGATACAATGACAACAGTTGGGCCGAGCCCGTGCCATTGCCAGGACCTCAGCCAGAGCCAGGACCAGCCCCAGTTTCTGGGATATGTCCCCCGATCCCCGAACAGGGCTTAGAGCGGCCAGACCGGACCACAAGTGCGTACCCAACAGGCCGATCCATGGCTGTCAACCTGCAGCTGAATAATTTAAGCGCCATTTATCCGTCGCTCATGTATGTGGCTGCCTCCTCGCTTGCCGCAGGCGGCAACTTGGGACAGCCGGAGAACATATCCATCGTTTACGAGGACCTACTCGACGCGGCAAATGGAACTGGGGGCGGTGGGCTGAAGGGCGTAAGCACAAACGAGACTACAGTGCCGCCCACCGACACTCCTAGCCCGTCCGTGACCACCTTTAATTATTATAACGAATCGGCGGCGGCCACGGAATGGGCCCACTTCTACGACCTGGTGATCTCCTGGCAGGGCATCTGCCTGATCGCTGTCTTCGCCACCTTTATTGTGGTCACCGTCATTGGCAACACCCTGGTGATTTTGGCCATTCTGACCACGCGTCGTCTGCGCACCATTACCAACTGCTTCGTGATGAGTTTGGCGGTGGCCGACCTCCTCGTCGGCATATTCGTGATGCCCCCCGCCGTAGCCGTCCACCTCATAGGTGAGTCCTTCCGCCCGGGTTTGCCATTAAAGTGCTTCCGTGAAAGTAGGCAGCGCTTGCCGGCTTTTCGCGTGATTAGAAGATGAAGATGCCATTCCGGTAAATCCCTCAAAAAATTGCCAACAAAAGCTTTTCGCCCAACACCCTGCAGGCTACACTAGAAACATCagattgtttttgtttaaagagTGTTTTTCAGAAGAATTTCAGGCCAGAATTTGAAAtcaaagaaaagagaaaattaTCAACAAGAGTATTTCTTCAggcaaatttataaatatctataaatatttttaaaaactaagtATTCTAGTTTTTGGAAATTCTTTTTTGAACAAACTATCTtgtataatttgtttttggattCAAATTCTCTGAAagttacattttaaaaatttaaaaatattcaggaaaaacaaaaataagctAGTAAAggcatttcctttttttggttattttcAATGTAATTTTGAATAGTTATTTATCGTTGACCAACttacacaaaaaaaacttcaagacaatttttttcaagtgtaaaATAACAAAGCAGAGGGAACTGAAATAGGAACACGAACAGGAACAAAAACTGTGGGCGGGGGCGTGTCAGGAAGAGGCGGATTCCACGCCCCACATATTTATGTAAATGCTGCTAGGTGGAATATGCGAGTATGTATCTCTCTCGCCTTATGGATTTGTATTCTTTGAACCGAAAgaatttctttcattttttttgcctCTGCCATTATGCAACTTCCTCAGTTGGCGAAAAAATCCAGAAAATATAGGAAACGAACAGCCGAAAAAGGCAACATTCCCGAGCCTAACTTTGTGGCATTCTTTAAAGGCTGCGGCATGTCAAAAGTTTGTCATAATCATCCGCTTCGCTGACATTTCGAAAATGGGACGAATTATACAAAATAGTTGATACACTTTGGTTTTTCAACAAAGAACGCTATATGTTAATGGCAGGCTCACTCCTTTGAGAGTACATTTTTGAGTTCTTTCATGAAAATGAATTACGGTATATGAAAAAGTTTTCCCTCTTTAATTTCCTGCAAAGAACCTCGACCTTAATTATAACTGCCCCAAGGTTTTTTTCCAGTTAACAATTTCCCGAGAACAACAACACGGTatgtttgttttgttattttgttaaaaaagttatattttacaaaaaagtTGTTCAGATGATGTTACGTAAAATATTTaccttttttatataaaagttTGCAaagcaaatattaaaaagtcaaaaaattttaaatcccTATCCAATATTTCAGTATTTACAGCCATATTAAGTTGGctaaaaatatcttaaaaattTGTAAAGTCGAGCCAACACAAAGTAACTGAATTGCATCCTTATATTGAAACTAACCAAAGTGGGTGTGTGCTGCTGCCCAAAAGGCAATCTTTATCCTGGCCAACCTAATGAGCTCGCTCTCGTGCTCCTGGCCTTTCCATAACACAAAAACAACTTTTCATTTGGCGCTCCGAGACCATTGAGGGGTActtgattaaaaaattaatcgGTTGACAGGCCGCAGTCGGGGAGCAAGTGCTCAGCCTCAGCACAAAGTGCCCACAATTTCAATGCCGAGCCGAAGAGTTAAAAGTTGAGGAGGTCCAGTTGTCGGGAGTGGACCACACCGTTGGAAACCACTAACGTGGCTTATGTGCAAAGGGCCGGGCCGTTGCCAAAATTTGTGATCCTACGGCCTGTTTAATTGGCCTTAGGTGAGGCATTTGCTGAAAGCCAAGCAAAATGTTGCTAATCAAATTGACTTTGGTCCGGAATTTTAAGTTGCTCCTTGCCTCGACTCCGGCtacggctccggctccggctccggctccggctttGGCTACGGCTCgtgaaagtttttaatttggtATTTTGATTGCAGGCTCGTGGCAACTCGGGTGGGTGCTGTGCGATATTTGGATCTCCCTCGACGTGCTCCTCTGCACGGCCTCGATTCTCAGCCTCTGCGCCATCAGTGTGGACAGGTGAGTGTGATACTCTGGTTCCGGTTCTGGGAATTCGGCCGCAACGTAAATCTTTCCCGTTCATCCGACAGATACTTGGCCGTGACCAGGCCGCTCACGTACTCCCGTAAACGGCGCTCCAAACGCTTGGCTCTAATCATGATCCTAATCGTCTGGCTTCTGGCCCTTGCCATCACCTGTCCACCCATTTTGGGATGGTAAGTACACTTGAAAAATTCTGGAATTAGAATTTatttaagaattaaaaatatatatgagaTATATACCATTATTTGGCCTCACATTAAACCGAACAAAGAACTCAAATTATGAGGCCATTTAACTCTTTGGATTGTGTTGGAAAAAGGCAATAACATTTTGTAGGACAATAATAGAAAGTAAATAATACACAAAAATAGACCAAGCAAAACGTTTATTGATTTTATcaataaattgtttatttgtttgattgtttaaaatattgtttataccTATTTTGTATGAGGTCGTAGCTTTAATTGCAATTTCAAGCTTGGTTGCTGGTACTTTTTGTCTTGTGCAGGCTAATTCCAAGGACCTGACAGCTGACTTCCCAGGATAATTAGCTGTCAGTTATGTTGGATTCCTTTGGACGAAAAAGTACAATAGTCTGTAAATGTTTTACGCCCGGCTATAAAGTGCTTGGCCAGAAATGCCTCACCATCTGGACTATATAGAATTTTGCGTTGAGTGCATGCAAATTTGTGAACTCTGACGGGTCACCAAGTCGGGCGCAGAACAAACGAATATAATTAGGTGGCAATTGTCtttgccgccgctgctgccacAATGCGGAGGCAAATAATTGCCGACTTCCTGCATTAGTCGAGTCGGTTGTAATTAATTGTATTTGTGCTTGGTGTTTCTGTTTCCTGCAGGTACGAGCCGGGCCGGAGGGACCTGCGGGAGTGCCGCTACAACCAAAACGAGGGCTACGTCATCTTCTCGGCCATGGGCTCCTTTTTCATACCAATGGCAGTAATGATTTATGTGTATGCAAGAATTTCCTGTGTCATTGCATCCAGGCACGACAATATGACCGACATAAGTGTTCACAACAAGGTAAGCTCCGCCACCGGGTAGCCTTTCCCATCCACCCTCTCATCTCACCTGGTCCCATCTCACCACCCCACTCCAAAGGTAGTTTCAGTAAACCAACATAAAGCTCAAATACGGAAACCACTgcagctgcaacagcaactaCTCTGTACTGCTCCTGTTTCTGCCCTAAAGTCATCTCTATTCTCTATTCCGGCCCACACCGGCTTAAAGGCCACTCCACGTACGAAACAAACTGCGGCACGTTTGTTTCATAATTGCCAAATGCCAGGAGCTTACACAGATTTAAATACCATACCATGCCATGCCATCCATACTGTTCTATACCCTGGCATGGCGTCGTCGGACTTCCGTTTGTCCGGCCACCGAGCATTTTGCAACTTTTACAATACGGCCTTGGCTTTTAATGGCTCCCAGCCTGAATTTTCAGCTATCAAGTTTAATGCGATTCGGGGATTGGCCGCCCCCCGTCCACCTGGGTAACTAAATCAgcttaatttcattttttatgtaCAGAACTGATTTGAAAAATGGAGTAACAAAGTCAATTGCTGGCAATACTCATTTTCTGTTCAAATAGGGTCTAACGAATTTAAAGGGTACTTAAAATTCTGGACACAGTGCCAGGCTTACAAAGTTGCAGACTTAAATAAGCCTATAATTCACTTTAACTGAATTAAATTCTCTGAAATTGTGTATTCAACATTTCCTTGTGAGTCGAAGAAACTTATACAAGGCTCTGCAGGAGCTAATCATATTATCGCAGCTCATCCTTGGAGAGGCGTaccaatattctttaaaattaaatagtaCAATTAAATCAAGGAAaacttttcaaacttaaagTATGATCTACTAATTGGTTTTGGATATAAAGTTAAAACAAATGAATACATTATTTCAAGGCGTAAGGCTCAAAATGTGGCACACcttggcacacacacacagaaagAGTAACCTCAAGTTTTAAAATAGACTTTTTAAAGACTTTGCCATCTCTCTTGAATATGCCCAAGTCCTCGACTTTCCCCATCCACTTTCACTCGACTTTTGCCGCACATTGACTTCATTTTAGTTATTTATCATCCGCATTGACTTAACCGCCTTGTGCACTTTGCGTGTCTAGAAATTCAAGCGCTACACGGCGGCGGACGTGGAGAACGAGCTGTCCGAGCAGGAGCTGCACAGCTCGGCGGGAgcccagcagcagcggcagaggCATGCCACGTCGCGCACCTTCTCCAACCAGACGATAGCCAAGGAACTGCACGACATGATGCTCAGCGACAGCGAAACTTGTGCTCCGGGCGGCCCGGCCGGAGGTGGCGCCACCAGGGAGGCCCATTGTCAGTCCCTGTTGGCATTGCCTTCACCGGGGGCCGGTGGCGGCAGTTCTAGCGCCAAGAATGGGTGCTACGAACTCACACGACCCTCCTCGCTGAAGCGCACTTCGACGGCCTCGACGACCATTACCACAATGACGAGTGGCACGGGACCCGGAGCCAGTCTTCTAGATGCCCAGTGGCAGGCACAACAGCCCGGAGTCCGGCCCCACAGCTTCCGGCACTCACACGGTGATAGGAGGAGCCATCACCATCCGCACTACCATCCGCACCAGGGCGGGGGAACAGGTGGAGTCGTCAGCTCGGGCCCTACCACTGTCAACACCACCAGCAATAATACCAAATCCCTGTCGAACCGGATTACATCGCTCAAGAAGGAGAACAAGACGACCCAGACCCTGAGCATTGTGGTCGGAGGATTCATCGCCTGCTGGCTCCCGTTCTTTGTCAACTACTTGATCACCCCCTTCCTGGCGGAGCACCAGGCCAGCCAGATGCTGGCCAAGGCATTAACCTGGCTCGGCTGGTTCAACAGTGCCATCAATCCGTTCATCTACGCATTCTACAGTGTTGATTTCCGAGCCGCCTTCTGGCGACTCACCTGCAAGCGATTCTTCAGTGCCGGACAGAAGCCACAGTTCCCCACAAACACCATGTCCATCCGGCGATAGAGGGGCAGGACGAACTCCTTGCAGCAGCAACCCCTAGATTATAACACCCACACAACCTCGCACCCTCTCACGTCAAGCCCTGAACAAATAGCAAGTGCATAACATATTATTAACTTATTCATTACCTTTAGGCGAGGTGTGGTCTCTAATTGCACCTCAACGTCCACCTCCTCCATTCCTCCATTGATCCATGTGTAATTGTTATCCAATTACtttgttaatttatttcatcGTCAGGGTTTGCTTCCAATTCTAGATCGTATTTTGTGGTTTAAAACGACGACTGGCCCCGCCAAGGGGCAACTCCACTGGTTTCGCTTTCAGTTCCTTAATTTAAGCCATTTGAGTGGGATAATTTGATTACCTGGTTCTATCTATTTATAGACTGTTTATTTTGAGGTCTAACTTAGAGGTTGGCCTTTAAGAAAGAGCACTGGGAGGCTTCTGTCACTTCTCTTAACTTAATTTCTTTCTTCCAAATATAAGCTGGTGATTAATATATAATC
This window contains:
- the LOC6500951 gene encoding 5-hydroxytryptamine receptor 1A, encoding MAVNLQLNNLSAIYPSLMYVAASSLAAGGNLGQPENISIVYEDLLDAANGTGGGGLKGVSTNETTVPPTDTPSPSVTTFNYYNESAAATEWAHFYDLVISWQGICLIAVFATFIVVTVIGNTLVILAILTTRRLRTITNCFVMSLAVADLLVGIFVMPPAVAVHLIGSWQLGWVLCDIWISLDVLLCTASILSLCAISVDRYLAVTRPLTYSRKRRSKRLALIMILIVWLLALAITCPPILGWYEPGRRDLRECRYNQNEGYVIFSAMGSFFIPMAVMIYVYARISCVIASRHDNMTDISVHNKKFKRYTAADVENELSEQELHSSAGAQQQRQRHATSRTFSNQTIAKELHDMMLSDSETCAPGGPAGGGATREAHCQSLLALPSPGAGGGSSSAKNGCYELTRPSSLKRTSTASTTITTMTSGTGPGASLLDAQWQAQQPGVRPHSFRHSHGDRRSHHHPHYHPHQGGGTGGVVSSGPTTVNTTSNNTKSLSNRITSLKKENKTTQTLSIVVGGFIACWLPFFVNYLITPFLAEHQASQMLAKALTWLGWFNSAINPFIYAFYSVDFRAAFWRLTCKRFFSAGQKPQFPTNTMSIRR